A single Triticum dicoccoides isolate Atlit2015 ecotype Zavitan chromosome 2A, WEW_v2.0, whole genome shotgun sequence DNA region contains:
- the LOC119357135 gene encoding putative E3 ubiquitin-protein ligase SINA-like 9, protein MSGSAAKRVGTPLADAEGSPKRPRSSRHPSLSPSPSQARSQAPSPSQSRSRSRSRSRLPLARTSPPPYIGSPSYAPYDDRSPSRSYSRSRRRSRSRVSEETDRNGRPVWRPHSYREHSGEHGDGEYSVRIGDYDRLFICRSCHRMLSTPVYECPDGHVTCSRCRDNIGDNRCNYCAANGCVRSRAVEEFLGRISFSCRNQQYGCEVFLLHHEMRAHERTCHYDPCFCPVHRCGFAGPAYDLESHLATIHRWEVINFRYGESFQAPAFDSAIFRCEDYGELFHISSSREGLGTALSMICIRPDNAFEEEFTYELKMPAGGRRHRLQIQSTVWNTSLRYGIGEGSDVFLLVPDKLPGVENGCAVEVCIRKVVAGN, encoded by the exons ATGAGCGGGAGCGCGGCGAAGCGCGTCGGCACGCCGCTGGCCGACGCGGAGGGAAGCCCCAAGCGCCCGCGGAGCAGCCGCCACCCGTCGCTCTCCCCCTCGCCGTCGCAGGCGCGCTCGCAGGCGCCCTCGCCCTCGCAGTCGCGGTCGCGGTCCCGATCGAGGTCGCGGCTTCCCCTGGCGCGGACGTCGCCGCCACCATACATAGGGTCGCCCTCCTACGCCCCATACGACGACCGGAGTCCCAGCCGCAGCtacagccgcagccgccgccgtagCCGCAGCCGCGTGTCAGAGGAGACGGACCGGAATGGGCGGCCGGTCTGGAGGCCGCACTCGTACAGGGAGCACAGCGGCGAGCACGGGGACGGCGAGTACAGCGTCCGCATCGGCGACTACGACCGCCTCTTCATCTGCCGGAGCTGCCACCGCATGCTCTCCACGCCGGTCTACGAG TGTCCGGACGGGCATGTCACCTGCTCGAGGTGCCGCGACAACATCGGGGACAACCGCTGCAACTACTGTGCGGCCAATGGCTGTGTGCGCAGCCGCGCCGTCGAGGAGTTCCTCGGCCGCATCAGCTTCTCCTGCCGCAACCAGCAGTACGGCTGCGAGGTGTTCCTGCTGCACCATGAGATGCGCGCGCACGAACGCACCTGCCACTATGACCCCTGCTTCTGCCCGGTCCATCGCTGCGGCTTCGCCGGCCCGGCCTACGATCTAGAGTCCCACCTCGCCACCATCCACCGCTGGGAGGTGATCAACTTCCGCTATGGCGAGAGCTTCCAGGCCCCTGCCTTTGACTCTGCCATCTTCCGCTGCGAGGACTACGGCGAGCTCTTCCACATCAGCAGCTCCCGCGAGGGCTTGGGCACCGCGCTCTCCATGATCTGCATCCGCCCTGACAACGCCTTCGAGGAGGAGTTCACCTACGAGCTGAAGATGCCGGCGGGTGGACGGCGCCACAGGCTGCAGATTCAGTCGACCGTGTGGAACACTTCGCTGCGGTACGGGATCGGTGAGGGAAGCGACGTCTTCCTGCTGGTCCCTGACAAGCTGCCCGGCGTCGAGAATGGCTGTGCCGTGGAGGTGTGCATTCGCAAGGTGGTGGCTGGTAACTAG